The proteins below come from a single Deltaproteobacteria bacterium genomic window:
- a CDS encoding ATP-grasp domain-containing protein codes for MVGIESDPALSVSISILDLEIPGFRVSLCSPAMSLSRQPVLHTKHERYLLARMAELVEFEPREGASLFKRVLIANRGEIAIRVARAASALGVESVSVYAPADALSLHTRVTTESRSLQVTSSNPVRAYLDLGALIAAAKATHCDSVHPGYGFLSENSAFAQQCVDAGIAFIGPRPETLALFGDKTQARKLARSLGIPIIPGSPHAVASAEDARAIAEKIGYPVMLKAAAGGGGRGMRTVTSGEEMSAAFARCQSEAQAAFGDGSLFIEKLLARPRHIEVQVLADSQGNIVHLYERDCSVQLRNQKVVEIAPAPGLDASLRRRILDDAIRLARAAGYENAGTVEFLVSPERSEYFFIECNPRIQVEHTVTEQVTGIDLVESQFRIAAGESLAALGIVNQESITEPRGYAVQARIVANGAGVLTGYKEPTGRGVRVDSCGYLGYAPPPQFDPMFAKLICQSNSTQSFTSALDNNVRALDEFHIAGLPTNLRQLRAVLSHPEVRAGNARTSFFSEHPDLVSNGKVASASGALALLEQQATSLRGGRAALTVNGAHPASAGLSVPSGEEGVASSMAGNIIEVSVEAGTTVEAGATLMVISAMKMETAITAHCAGLVTGISPTESGVTVAVGQIIATIAPSAHASEIRAPRSYGENTWAPMMADVQALQAIAHQRFASESKDPGVVRQRSRGKLTCRERIDLLLDAGTFREVGSLAGFADYDEHGRVAGFTPANHVGGWGKVAGRTAVVCADDFTSRGGHADGAIGGKAIHLDRLSLDLRCPSIRLLDGSSGGGSVAAMVPQQQKAGESNAQESSGTITAGRPRVSGQGGSFLPGHLGSTMYVEHLSQVPVVNMLLGSVVGIGAAKAVLGHFAVMVRDIAQLFVAGPPVVSHAMRYDISKEELGGWQVHCRNGSVDNLAESEEEATAMTKQFLSYLPSSVYEVPPVLLPDPADPLDRQEEELFTLIPRQRTMTFDMRRAIRLMADRGSFFEIGSLWGTDQIVGFVRFNGYPIGVIASDCRHINGGALTADGCDKLKRHLDLCDLFHLPVLNLVDNPGFAVGLEHEIAGTIRKGAEWMIAFAQVSVPIFTVIMRRSFGVAGNNYATPRSGASARVVWPAADVGGIPPEGGIEAAYKRQLAEAADPAALRAEINARIESARGPIGPLNRFQMEEMIDPRDTRRWVCEWVENAYRIVSHPATLMPRALQFRP; via the coding sequence GTGGTCGGGATCGAGAGCGATCCGGCCCTCTCTGTCTCTATCTCAATTCTCGATCTTGAGATTCCTGGATTCCGGGTCTCGCTGTGCTCGCCTGCAATGTCGTTGTCACGACAACCCGTGTTGCATACCAAGCACGAGCGATACCTACTTGCGCGGATGGCGGAGTTGGTAGAATTTGAGCCGCGGGAGGGTGCCTCTTTGTTCAAACGTGTATTGATTGCCAATCGAGGAGAAATTGCTATCCGCGTCGCGCGTGCTGCGTCAGCGCTTGGTGTGGAGTCGGTCAGTGTCTATGCTCCGGCTGACGCGCTCTCGCTGCATACGCGGGTTACTACGGAGTCACGTTCGCTACAGGTAACGTCGAGTAATCCTGTGCGCGCCTATCTTGATCTCGGCGCGTTGATTGCGGCGGCCAAGGCGACTCACTGTGACAGCGTGCATCCTGGCTACGGTTTCCTGTCCGAGAATAGCGCCTTCGCGCAGCAATGCGTCGATGCGGGTATTGCTTTCATCGGGCCGCGTCCCGAGACGCTCGCGCTCTTCGGTGATAAGACCCAGGCGCGTAAGTTGGCGCGCTCACTCGGCATTCCGATCATTCCAGGCAGCCCGCATGCGGTAGCGAGTGCCGAGGACGCCCGCGCGATCGCCGAAAAGATTGGCTATCCCGTAATGCTGAAAGCGGCAGCGGGCGGCGGCGGGCGTGGTATGCGTACCGTTACAAGTGGTGAGGAGATGTCGGCAGCTTTCGCGCGCTGTCAGAGTGAAGCACAGGCAGCATTCGGCGATGGCTCGCTGTTCATCGAGAAGCTGCTGGCCCGGCCTCGTCATATCGAAGTCCAGGTCCTGGCTGATAGCCAGGGCAACATCGTGCATCTCTACGAGCGCGACTGCTCTGTCCAGCTGCGCAACCAGAAGGTGGTCGAGATTGCGCCAGCGCCGGGGCTGGACGCCAGCCTGCGACGACGCATCTTGGACGATGCAATTCGGCTGGCCCGGGCCGCTGGCTATGAGAACGCGGGCACCGTTGAGTTCCTGGTCAGCCCGGAGCGCAGTGAGTACTTTTTTATCGAGTGCAATCCCCGCATCCAAGTGGAACACACTGTTACTGAGCAGGTCACAGGCATCGATCTCGTCGAGTCTCAGTTCCGCATCGCGGCGGGCGAGTCTCTTGCGGCGTTGGGGATTGTCAATCAGGAGTCGATTACAGAGCCGCGCGGCTATGCCGTACAAGCACGCATCGTCGCAAACGGCGCTGGTGTGCTGACAGGGTATAAGGAACCGACCGGTCGCGGCGTGCGAGTCGATTCCTGTGGCTATCTGGGCTACGCCCCGCCACCGCAATTCGACCCGATGTTTGCCAAGCTCATCTGTCAATCAAACTCGACTCAGTCCTTCACGTCGGCGCTCGACAACAACGTACGCGCGCTGGATGAGTTCCACATTGCAGGTCTGCCGACCAATCTGCGCCAGTTGCGCGCGGTCCTCTCACATCCAGAGGTACGGGCGGGCAATGCTCGTACCAGCTTTTTCTCGGAGCATCCTGATCTTGTCTCGAACGGTAAGGTGGCCTCCGCATCGGGAGCGCTCGCGCTGCTCGAACAGCAAGCGACCTCGCTGCGCGGTGGCAGAGCCGCACTCACTGTGAATGGAGCGCATCCGGCATCGGCGGGCTTGTCCGTACCGAGTGGAGAGGAAGGCGTCGCCAGCTCGATGGCAGGCAACATCATCGAAGTGTCCGTCGAAGCCGGTACGACGGTCGAAGCCGGCGCGACGTTGATGGTCATCAGCGCGATGAAAATGGAGACCGCGATCACCGCGCACTGTGCTGGCCTCGTCACCGGCATCAGTCCCACCGAGAGCGGCGTAACGGTTGCCGTCGGACAGATCATTGCCACGATCGCTCCCTCGGCACACGCAAGCGAGATCCGCGCGCCGCGGAGTTACGGCGAGAACACCTGGGCGCCGATGATGGCCGATGTGCAGGCGCTGCAAGCGATCGCGCATCAGCGGTTCGCATCCGAGTCGAAAGATCCGGGCGTGGTCCGCCAACGGTCGCGCGGCAAGCTGACCTGCCGCGAGCGTATCGATTTGCTACTTGATGCTGGAACATTTCGTGAGGTTGGTAGCCTGGCGGGATTCGCGGACTATGACGAGCATGGACGTGTTGCTGGCTTCACGCCCGCTAATCATGTGGGAGGATGGGGCAAGGTCGCGGGCCGCACAGCCGTCGTGTGCGCCGATGATTTTACCTCGCGCGGTGGCCATGCCGATGGGGCGATCGGCGGGAAGGCCATTCACCTGGATCGGCTGTCCCTCGATCTGCGCTGTCCATCGATTCGCTTACTGGACGGTTCATCTGGCGGCGGCAGCGTCGCCGCGATGGTGCCGCAACAGCAGAAGGCCGGTGAGAGCAATGCGCAGGAAAGTTCGGGGACTATCACTGCTGGTCGCCCACGGGTCTCCGGCCAAGGCGGCTCGTTCCTGCCGGGCCACCTCGGCAGTACGATGTATGTCGAGCATCTGAGCCAAGTGCCCGTGGTCAATATGCTGCTCGGCAGTGTGGTGGGCATCGGCGCTGCGAAGGCGGTGCTTGGGCATTTCGCTGTCATGGTGCGCGACATCGCGCAGTTGTTCGTGGCGGGACCACCAGTTGTGAGTCACGCGATGCGGTATGACATCTCGAAGGAAGAGTTGGGCGGTTGGCAGGTTCATTGCCGCAATGGGTCCGTCGACAACCTTGCAGAGTCAGAGGAAGAAGCGACGGCGATGACCAAGCAGTTTCTCTCCTATCTGCCATCGAGCGTCTACGAAGTGCCGCCGGTACTGCTGCCCGACCCAGCCGATCCTCTTGATCGCCAGGAGGAAGAGCTGTTCACCCTCATCCCCCGCCAGCGTACGATGACCTTCGACATGCGCCGCGCCATTCGCTTGATGGCGGATCGCGGCTCGTTCTTCGAGATTGGGTCGTTGTGGGGGACCGACCAGATCGTGGGCTTCGTCCGTTTCAATGGCTATCCGATAGGTGTCATCGCCTCTGACTGTCGCCACATCAACGGCGGCGCGCTCACGGCCGATGGATGTGACAAGCTCAAGCGCCATCTTGACCTCTGTGATCTGTTCCATCTCCCAGTGTTGAACCTGGTAGACAATCCGGGCTTCGCGGTGGGTCTTGAGCATGAGATCGCCGGTACCATTCGCAAGGGCGCCGAATGGATGATCGCGTTCGCGCAGGTCTCGGTGCCGATCTTCACCGTCATTATGCGCCGCAGCTTTGGGGTTGCGGGCAACAACTATGCGACGCCGCGCAGCGGAGCCAGTGCACGCGTGGTGTGGCCGGCCGCAGATGTGGGCGGCATCCCGCCGGAAGGTGGTATCGAGGCCGCATACAAACGCCAGCTTGCAGAAGCCGCTGATCCTGCGGCGCTGCGTGCGGAGATCAACGCGCGAATCGAGAGCGCGCGGGGACCAATCGGGCCGCTCAACCGCTTCCAGATGGAAGAGATGATCGATCCGCGCGACACACGGCGCTGGGTGTGCGAGTGGGTGGAGAACGCCTATCGCATCGTCTCACACCCAGCCACGCTTATGCCGCGAGCGCTGCAATTCCGACCGTAG